From Sphingomonas nostoxanthinifaciens, a single genomic window includes:
- a CDS encoding sterol desaturase family protein, with amino-acid sequence MTFRELVVAYFQHHAIVAYLALTGVAIGIYSWHPAAALPTAATIALIVLAYPLIWYVLHRWVLHCHWMFKVPALAGIWKRIHYDHHQDPHHLEVLFGALYTTVPMLLLVSALPGYAIGGVGGAAIGFATGLLCTCFYEFFHCIQHLTYKPRLKWLATMKVRHMEHHFHDEDGNFGITNFAWDRLFGTLYTRTQRPAKSPTVFNLGYTEDVARAYPWVARRSGGVAVGHPGRRGSSRRR; translated from the coding sequence ATGACGTTTCGCGAGTTGGTGGTGGCGTATTTCCAGCATCATGCGATCGTCGCCTATCTGGCGCTTACCGGCGTCGCGATCGGCATCTATTCCTGGCATCCGGCCGCCGCGCTTCCGACCGCCGCGACGATCGCGCTGATCGTGCTCGCCTATCCGCTGATCTGGTATGTGCTGCACCGTTGGGTGCTGCACTGTCACTGGATGTTCAAGGTGCCTGCGCTGGCCGGCATCTGGAAGCGCATCCATTACGATCATCATCAGGATCCGCATCATCTGGAGGTGCTGTTCGGCGCGCTCTACACGACGGTGCCGATGCTGCTCCTCGTCTCGGCGCTCCCGGGCTATGCGATCGGGGGCGTCGGCGGCGCGGCGATCGGGTTCGCGACGGGGCTGTTGTGCACCTGCTTCTACGAATTCTTCCACTGCATCCAGCACCTTACCTACAAGCCGCGGCTGAAATGGCTGGCGACGATGAAGGTGCGCCATATGGAACATCATTTCCACGACGAGGACGGCAATTTCGGCATCACCAACTTCGCGTGGGATCGCCTGTTCGGCACGCTCTACACGCGCACGCAGCGGCCGGCCAAAAGCCCGACGGTATTCAACCTCGGCTATACCGAGGACGTGGCGCGCGCTTATCCGTGGGTCGCGCGCCGTTCGGGCGGCGTCGCGGTCGGCCACCCCGGCCGCCGCGGTTCCTCTCGGCGCCGGTGA
- a CDS encoding group II truncated hemoglobin yields the protein MTDAPAARDPATSLYDRAGGASGIAAIANRFYDLIEQEPEYAELRAMHAPDLLPIRVSLTEFLSAWLGGPRTWFEERPGRCIMSAHRAMDVTQRTAAQWVHAMSRALAENRIEPALGRQMQQAFLGMANGMIPR from the coding sequence GTGACCGACGCGCCCGCCGCCCGCGATCCCGCCACCAGCTTGTACGATCGCGCCGGGGGCGCCAGCGGCATCGCCGCCATCGCCAATCGTTTCTACGATCTGATCGAGCAGGAGCCCGAATATGCCGAGCTTCGGGCCATGCACGCGCCCGATCTGCTGCCCATCCGCGTCTCGCTGACCGAGTTCTTGTCCGCATGGCTTGGCGGCCCGCGGACGTGGTTCGAGGAGCGGCCGGGCAGGTGCATCATGTCCGCGCATCGCGCGATGGACGTGACGCAGCGCACCGCCGCACAGTGGGTCCATGCGATGAGCCGCGCTTTGGCGGAGAACCGCATCGAGCCGGCGCTCGGCCGCCAGATGCAGCAAGCGTTCCTGGGCATGGCGAACGGCATGATTCCGCGCTGA
- the ubiM gene encoding 5-demethoxyubiquinol-8 5-hydroxylase UbiM encodes MRFDVVVVGGGPVGLAFARSLRGRGLRIAIVERQPLAALSEPASDGREIALTHRSARILEELGAWQRLRADDIAPLRAARVLNGASRFALAFDPAASGDDRLGQLVPNNCIRRALFQAVEGQPGLELMTGASVASVARDRAGVTVQLADGRAIGARLLVAADSRMSAVRDQLGIAAEVNRTGRSMMVARMAHERDHHGIATEWFGGDQTIAMLPLAGRLSSAVLTLPASEIERIAAFDAAAFGREITRRFDGRLGAMTLAEGPHVYPLVTTYARHFAAPRAALIGDAAVGMHPVTAHGFNLGLTGQATLARLVASAAAHGGDIASSSLLRRYETTHRLATRPLYTATNLLVRLYTDERPAARIVRHATLRAGARLPLVRRTVTGLLMQH; translated from the coding sequence ATGCGTTTCGATGTGGTCGTGGTCGGCGGCGGCCCGGTGGGGCTCGCCTTCGCACGGTCGCTGCGGGGGCGCGGGCTCCGGATCGCGATCGTCGAGCGCCAGCCGCTCGCCGCGCTTTCGGAGCCCGCGAGCGACGGGCGAGAGATCGCGCTGACCCATCGTTCGGCGCGGATATTGGAAGAATTGGGGGCGTGGCAGCGCCTTCGCGCGGACGATATCGCGCCGTTGCGCGCGGCGCGGGTGCTCAACGGCGCGTCGCGCTTTGCCTTGGCGTTCGACCCTGCCGCGAGCGGCGATGATCGGCTGGGCCAGCTGGTGCCGAACAATTGCATCCGGCGCGCGCTCTTCCAGGCGGTCGAGGGTCAGCCTGGGCTCGAGCTGATGACGGGGGCGAGCGTCGCATCGGTCGCGCGCGACCGGGCCGGCGTGACCGTGCAGCTGGCCGACGGCCGCGCCATCGGTGCGCGGCTGCTCGTCGCCGCCGATTCGCGCATGTCGGCCGTACGGGACCAGCTCGGCATCGCGGCGGAAGTGAACCGCACCGGGCGTTCGATGATGGTGGCGCGCATGGCGCACGAACGCGATCATCACGGGATCGCGACCGAATGGTTCGGGGGCGACCAGACCATCGCCATGCTGCCGCTCGCCGGGCGTCTGTCCTCGGCGGTGCTGACGCTGCCCGCGTCCGAGATCGAGCGTATCGCGGCGTTCGACGCCGCGGCGTTCGGCCGCGAGATCACGCGCCGCTTCGACGGCCGGCTCGGTGCGATGACGCTGGCGGAGGGACCGCACGTCTATCCGCTGGTGACGACCTATGCGCGCCACTTCGCCGCCCCCCGCGCGGCTTTGATCGGCGATGCGGCGGTGGGGATGCACCCCGTCACCGCGCATGGCTTCAATCTCGGCCTGACGGGGCAGGCGACGCTCGCCCGCCTCGTCGCGTCGGCGGCGGCGCATGGCGGGGACATCGCATCGTCCAGTCTGCTGCGTCGGTACGAAACGACGCACCGGCTGGCGACGCGCCCGCTCTACACGGCGACGAACCTGCTGGTCCGCCTCTATACCGACGAGCGCCCGGCTGCCCGCATCGTGCGCCACGCGACGCTGCGCGCCGGCGCACGCCTTCCGCTCGTGCGCAGGACGGTGACCGGCCTGCTCATGCAGCATTGA
- a CDS encoding MFS transporter produces MVAKTLSAGNSTSMERDARLIDARGHHVGAGDIAVGVIIGRSSEFFDFFVYAIASVLVFPSLIFPYVNALTGTLYSFAIFALAFVARPFGALLFLQLDRKHGRGVKLTLALFLLGGSTAAIAFLPGYAQIGSLAAVLLALFRMGQGFAQGGTWDGLPSLLSLNAPAERRGWYAMIPQLGAPVGLFVATAVFAFLLKELGTADFLDWGWRYPFFVAFVINVVALFARLRLISSPEFEELYENGELRPSTVSSLFSEEGRTVVLGAFAPLASFTMFHLVSVFPLSWVVLHSEEPATHFLMIELVGAVVGLVAVALSGVIADLIGRRTLLGSSAVLIGIFACFAPLLLGQGPSGEWTYMMLGFVLLGLSFGQSSGAINGSFSPKHRYTGAGTTATASWFIGAGFAPLVALLLASNFGLFSVGAYLLFGALCTLAALRLNRNWALKAN; encoded by the coding sequence ATGGTAGCCAAGACCCTAAGCGCGGGGAACTCCACGTCGATGGAGCGCGACGCCCGGCTGATCGATGCGCGCGGCCATCATGTCGGCGCGGGCGACATCGCCGTCGGTGTCATCATCGGTCGGTCGTCGGAATTCTTCGACTTCTTCGTCTATGCGATCGCCTCGGTCCTCGTGTTCCCGTCGTTGATCTTCCCTTATGTGAATGCGCTGACCGGCACGCTCTATTCCTTCGCGATCTTCGCGCTCGCATTCGTCGCCCGGCCGTTCGGCGCGCTGCTGTTCCTGCAGCTCGATCGCAAGCACGGTCGCGGGGTCAAGCTGACCCTCGCATTGTTCCTGCTCGGCGGAAGCACCGCGGCGATCGCCTTCCTGCCCGGCTATGCCCAGATCGGCAGCCTGGCCGCTGTCCTGCTCGCCTTGTTCCGCATGGGACAGGGCTTCGCGCAGGGAGGGACGTGGGACGGGTTGCCGTCCTTGCTCTCGCTCAACGCACCGGCGGAGCGCCGGGGCTGGTATGCGATGATCCCGCAGCTGGGGGCGCCGGTCGGCCTGTTCGTCGCCACGGCGGTCTTCGCTTTCCTGTTGAAGGAGCTCGGCACCGCCGACTTCCTCGATTGGGGCTGGCGCTATCCGTTCTTCGTGGCGTTCGTGATCAACGTCGTCGCGCTCTTCGCCCGGCTGCGGCTGATCTCGTCGCCCGAATTCGAGGAATTGTACGAGAATGGCGAGCTGCGCCCGTCGACGGTGTCGTCGTTGTTCAGCGAAGAGGGGCGTACGGTCGTCCTGGGGGCGTTCGCGCCGCTGGCGAGCTTCACGATGTTCCACCTCGTCTCGGTGTTTCCGCTGTCGTGGGTCGTGCTCCACTCGGAGGAGCCCGCCACCCACTTCCTCATGATCGAGCTGGTCGGCGCGGTCGTCGGGCTCGTCGCGGTGGCGCTGTCGGGCGTGATCGCCGACCTGATCGGCCGCCGCACTTTGCTCGGCAGCTCCGCCGTGCTGATCGGCATCTTCGCCTGCTTCGCGCCCTTGCTGCTCGGCCAGGGGCCCTCGGGCGAATGGACCTACATGATGCTCGGCTTCGTCCTGCTGGGCCTGTCGTTCGGCCAGTCGTCCGGCGCGATCAACGGCAGCTTCTCGCCCAAGCATCGCTATACCGGCGCGGGCACCACGGCGACCGCGTCGTGGTTCATCGGCGCTGGCTTCGCCCCGCTGGTGGCGTTGCTGCTGGCGAGCAACTTCGGGCTGTTCTCGGTCGGCGCCTACCTCCTGTTCGGCGCGCTCTGCACGCTGGCGGCGCTCCGCCTCAACCGCAATTGGGCGCTCAAGGCGAACTGA
- the cyoA gene encoding ubiquinol oxidase subunit II, with translation MVVMNPTGDVALQQRNLILLSTGVMLLIIMPVIALTILFAWRYRRGNPNKVYDPGFDHSTTLELVIWVCPLMIIIALSAVTWTSTHLLDPFRPLARIAPGRPIPAGTKPLEVDVVSLDWKWLFIYPEQGIATVNELALPVDRPVSFKITSANQFSTFYAPTMAGMIYVMPGMQSQLHAVVNKPGESWGYSGNYTGAGHTDNRFKLRAMEPGQFGQWVAQVKGSGQSALEPASYLVLEKPSEKVPVMHFASVAPGLFDRVLNRCVAPGTPCMVDVMRHDMARGGAAPVGEHGMMPPGRDTTPANEPKPTPALEKAPADKGTGPNVTKPAEPGPPGAKKPGDPRNRDLSTIVPLHAPGAPRAARA, from the coding sequence ATGGTGGTGATGAACCCCACCGGCGATGTCGCCCTGCAGCAGCGAAACCTGATCCTGCTATCGACCGGGGTCATGCTGCTGATCATCATGCCGGTGATCGCGCTGACGATCCTGTTCGCGTGGCGCTACCGGCGCGGCAATCCGAACAAGGTCTACGACCCCGGCTTCGATCATTCGACGACGCTGGAACTGGTGATCTGGGTGTGCCCGCTGATGATCATCATCGCGCTGAGCGCGGTGACCTGGACGAGCACCCACCTGCTTGATCCGTTCCGGCCGCTCGCGCGGATCGCGCCGGGGAGGCCGATCCCGGCGGGCACCAAGCCGCTCGAGGTGGACGTGGTCTCGCTCGACTGGAAATGGCTGTTCATCTACCCCGAGCAGGGCATCGCCACGGTCAACGAGCTCGCGCTTCCGGTCGATCGACCGGTCAGCTTCAAGATCACCTCCGCGAACCAGTTCAGCACCTTCTACGCGCCGACCATGGCGGGCATGATCTACGTGATGCCGGGGATGCAGTCGCAGCTCCACGCGGTGGTCAACAAGCCGGGCGAGAGCTGGGGCTATTCGGGCAACTATACCGGCGCGGGGCACACCGACAATCGCTTCAAGCTGCGCGCCATGGAGCCCGGCCAGTTCGGCCAGTGGGTCGCCCAGGTGAAGGGCAGCGGCCAGAGCGCGCTCGAACCGGCCAGCTACCTGGTGCTCGAGAAGCCCAGCGAGAAGGTGCCGGTGATGCACTTCGCCTCGGTCGCGCCCGGCCTGTTCGACCGCGTGCTCAACCGCTGCGTCGCCCCCGGCACGCCGTGCATGGTCGACGTGATGCGCCACGACATGGCGCGCGGCGGGGCCGCGCCCGTGGGCGAGCATGGCATGATGCCGCCGGGCCGCGACACCACGCCCGCAAACGAGCCCAAGCCGACGCCCGCACTCGAAAAGGCTCCGGCCGACAAGGGTACGGGCCCCAACGTCACCAAGCCCGCCGAGCCTGGTCCCCCGGGCGCGAAGAAGCCCGGTGACCCGCGCAACCGGGATCTTTCCACAATCGTGCCCCTCCACGCCCCCGGCGCCCCCCGCGCCGCCCGGGCCTGA
- the cyoB gene encoding cytochrome o ubiquinol oxidase subunit I has protein sequence MKTIFGRLSWESFPFHEPILLWTFIVVSLLGLGVVGAITRFRLWGYLWSEWFTSVDHKKIGIMYVVLGIIMLLRGFSDALMMRAQQAVAFGSNHGFLPPHHYDQIFTAHGTIMIFFVAIPLVVGLINFVMPLQIGARDVAFPFLNNLSFWLTVAGSVLVMISLFVGEFARTGWLSYAPLAELAYSPDTGVDYYLWSLQIAGVGTTLSAINMVATIIKMRAPGMTMMKMPVFCWTALCSNVLAIAIFPALTAAFFLLLLDRYIGTNFFTNALGGAPMMYWNMVWIWGHPEVYVLVLPAFGIYSEITSTFTGKSLFGYSSMVYATVVITILSYLVWLHHFFTMGAGPSVNSFFGIATMVIAIPTGAKIFNWLFTMYRGDIRFELPMMWVLAFMITFVVGGMTGVLLAIPPADFVLHNSLFLVAHFHNTIIGGVVFGLFAGMVYWFPKAFGFKLDKFWGHVAFWGWVLGYWIAWTPIYIVGLMGTTRRVNHFDDASLQPYFIVAAIGALVILVGILGFVMSIVMGIVKRDKLRDTTGDPWDARTLEWSTTSPPPAYNFAFTPVIHNLDAWYDMKRRGYERPAGGYRPIHMPRNTGAGIILAGLAMVLGFAMVWYIWWLAALSFAGLLVVAIGHTFNFKRDYFIPADEVARTESKRAQLVAGA, from the coding sequence ATGAAGACGATCTTCGGACGTCTCTCCTGGGAATCATTCCCCTTCCACGAGCCGATCCTGCTCTGGACGTTCATCGTCGTCTCGTTGCTGGGGCTCGGCGTCGTCGGCGCGATCACGCGCTTCCGGCTCTGGGGCTATCTCTGGAGCGAATGGTTCACGAGCGTCGATCACAAGAAGATCGGCATCATGTACGTCGTCCTCGGCATCATCATGCTGCTGCGTGGCTTCTCCGACGCGCTGATGATGCGGGCGCAGCAGGCGGTCGCGTTCGGGTCGAACCACGGCTTCCTGCCGCCGCACCATTATGACCAGATCTTCACCGCGCACGGCACGATCATGATCTTCTTCGTGGCGATCCCGCTGGTGGTGGGCCTGATCAACTTCGTGATGCCGCTGCAGATCGGGGCGCGCGACGTCGCCTTCCCGTTCCTCAACAATCTCAGCTTCTGGCTCACCGTCGCGGGTTCCGTGCTGGTGATGATCTCGCTGTTCGTCGGCGAGTTCGCGCGGACCGGCTGGCTGTCCTACGCACCGCTCGCCGAACTGGCCTACAGCCCCGATACCGGCGTCGATTATTATCTATGGTCGCTGCAGATAGCGGGCGTGGGCACGACGCTGTCCGCGATCAACATGGTCGCCACGATCATCAAGATGCGCGCGCCCGGCATGACGATGATGAAGATGCCGGTCTTCTGCTGGACCGCGCTCTGCTCCAACGTGCTCGCCATCGCCATCTTCCCCGCGCTGACCGCCGCTTTCTTCCTGCTGCTGCTCGACCGCTACATCGGCACCAACTTCTTCACCAACGCGCTCGGCGGCGCGCCGATGATGTACTGGAACATGGTGTGGATCTGGGGCCACCCCGAGGTCTACGTGCTCGTCCTGCCGGCCTTCGGCATCTATTCGGAGATCACCTCGACCTTCACCGGCAAGAGCCTGTTCGGCTATTCCTCGATGGTCTACGCCACGGTGGTCATCACGATCCTGTCCTACCTGGTGTGGCTGCACCACTTCTTCACCATGGGCGCAGGCCCCAGCGTCAACAGCTTCTTCGGCATCGCCACGATGGTGATCGCGATCCCGACCGGCGCGAAGATCTTCAACTGGCTGTTCACCATGTATCGCGGCGACATCCGCTTCGAGCTGCCGATGATGTGGGTGCTGGCGTTCATGATCACCTTCGTGGTCGGCGGCATGACCGGCGTGCTGCTGGCGATCCCGCCCGCCGACTTCGTCCTCCACAACTCGCTGTTCCTTGTCGCCCACTTCCACAACACGATCATCGGCGGCGTGGTGTTCGGGCTGTTCGCCGGCATGGTCTACTGGTTCCCCAAGGCGTTCGGCTTCAAGCTCGACAAATTCTGGGGGCATGTCGCCTTCTGGGGCTGGGTGCTCGGGTACTGGATCGCGTGGACGCCGATCTACATCGTCGGCCTGATGGGCACGACCCGGCGCGTGAACCACTTCGACGACGCCAGCCTGCAACCCTATTTCATCGTCGCCGCGATCGGCGCGCTGGTGATCCTGGTCGGCATCCTCGGCTTCGTGATGAGCATCGTCATGGGCATCGTGAAGCGCGACAAGCTGCGCGACACCACCGGCGATCCGTGGGACGCCCGCACGCTGGAATGGTCGACCACGTCGCCACCGCCCGCCTACAACTTCGCCTTCACGCCGGTGATCCACAATCTCGACGCGTGGTACGACATGAAGCGCCGCGGTTACGAGCGTCCGGCCGGCGGCTACCGCCCGATCCACATGCCGCGCAACACCGGCGCGGGGATCATCCTGGCGGGGCTGGCGATGGTGCTGGGCTTCGCGATGGTCTGGTACATCTGGTGGCTCGCCGCGCTGAGCTTCGCCGGCCTGCTCGTCGTGGCGATCGGCCACACCTTCAACTTCAAGCGCGACTATTTCATTCCGGCCGACGAAGTGGCCCGGACGGAAAGCAAGCGTGCCCAGCTCGTCGCGGGAGCCTGA
- the cyoC gene encoding cytochrome o ubiquinol oxidase subunit III, whose translation MTDHALQPGDGTPVWHVAEDDHDHGGNGATVLGFWIYLMSDALIFASLFAMFGVVSTAFAGGPAPRDIFDLPLVALNTALLLASSITFGQAMPHMEANRVGATRFWLVLTGLLGAAFVGIELYEFSHLIAEGAGPQRSAFLSAFFTLVGTHGAHVTIGLIWMVVLLVQLGQHGLSQPMKRRLICLSMFWHFLDIIWIGVFTFVYLFGVVR comes from the coding sequence ATGACCGACCACGCCCTTCAGCCCGGCGACGGCACGCCCGTATGGCACGTCGCCGAAGACGATCACGATCACGGCGGCAACGGCGCCACGGTGCTGGGCTTCTGGATCTACCTGATGAGCGACGCGCTCATCTTTGCCTCGTTGTTCGCGATGTTCGGGGTCGTCAGCACCGCCTTTGCCGGCGGACCCGCGCCGCGCGACATCTTCGACCTGCCGCTGGTCGCGCTCAACACCGCATTGCTGCTCGCATCGTCGATCACCTTCGGCCAGGCGATGCCGCACATGGAGGCGAACCGGGTCGGCGCCACCCGCTTCTGGCTGGTCCTCACCGGGCTGCTCGGCGCGGCGTTCGTCGGGATCGAGCTCTACGAATTCTCGCACCTGATCGCCGAGGGCGCCGGGCCGCAGCGTAGCGCCTTCCTGTCGGCCTTCTTCACCCTGGTCGGCACGCACGGCGCGCACGTCACCATCGGGCTGATCTGGATGGTCGTCCTGCTCGTCCAGCTCGGCCAGCACGGCCTGAGCCAGCCGATGAAGCGCCGGCTGATCTGCCTGTCGATGTTCTGGCACTTCCTCGACATCATCTGGATCGGGGTCTTCACCTTCGTCTATCTGTTTGGAGTCGTCCGTTGA
- the cyoD gene encoding cytochrome o ubiquinol oxidase subunit IV — protein sequence MSSSSNEGAAAHPAHAAHSSGHSRGYRVGTILAIVLTALPFWLVMSDVLHDAQTTIALIFAMALAQIVVHVVCFLHLDTRSEGGWTLLAFLFTTVIVVLTIGGSIWVMYHLNTNMMPMPGGTAGPMQ from the coding sequence TTGAGCAGCTCTTCCAACGAGGGGGCCGCCGCGCACCCCGCTCACGCCGCCCACAGCTCGGGCCATAGCCGGGGCTATCGGGTCGGGACGATCCTCGCGATCGTGCTCACGGCGCTGCCCTTCTGGCTCGTCATGTCGGACGTGCTGCACGACGCGCAGACGACCATCGCGCTGATCTTCGCGATGGCGCTTGCCCAGATCGTCGTGCATGTCGTGTGCTTCCTGCATCTCGACACGCGATCGGAGGGCGGCTGGACTTTGCTCGCCTTCCTGTTCACCACGGTGATCGTCGTGCTGACCATCGGCGGATCGATCTGGGTAATGTATCACCTCAACACCAACATGATGCCGATGCCGGGCGGCACGGCAGGCCCTATGCAGTGA
- a CDS encoding SURF1 family protein, whose translation MTDRASPRGPKGWSLVALCLFLIVAFLSLGVWQIERRAGKLALIHAVEERAYAAPTPAPPPAAWSNVTAVHDAYRRVVVHGTFLAGRDTLVRALTEEGAGSWVMTPLRSDAGFTVLVNRGFVPEDVARQPGHFRPADGPVSVTGLLRISEPKGALLRANQPANDRWFSRDVAAIAAARKLGPVAPYFIDAGASPDPAVWPHGGLTVLRFPNNHLMYAITWFGLAALSLAGLVKVVRAPRPPAMRD comes from the coding sequence GTGACCGATCGCGCGAGCCCGCGGGGGCCGAAAGGCTGGTCGCTGGTCGCGCTCTGCCTGTTCCTGATCGTAGCCTTCCTTAGCCTCGGCGTCTGGCAAATCGAGCGTCGCGCGGGCAAGCTGGCGCTGATCCACGCGGTCGAGGAGCGGGCCTATGCCGCACCCACCCCGGCCCCACCGCCGGCGGCATGGAGCAATGTCACCGCCGTCCACGACGCCTATCGCCGCGTCGTCGTGCACGGCACCTTCCTCGCCGGACGCGACACGCTGGTACGGGCGCTGACCGAGGAGGGCGCGGGCTCCTGGGTAATGACGCCGTTGCGGAGCGACGCGGGCTTCACCGTGCTCGTCAATCGCGGTTTCGTGCCGGAGGACGTGGCGCGCCAGCCCGGCCACTTCCGCCCCGCCGACGGCCCCGTTTCGGTCACCGGCCTGCTGCGAATCAGCGAACCCAAGGGCGCGCTGCTCCGCGCCAACCAGCCGGCGAACGACCGCTGGTTCTCCCGCGATGTCGCGGCGATCGCGGCGGCGCGCAAGCTGGGGCCGGTCGCGCCCTATTTCATCGACGCCGGCGCGAGCCCCGATCCGGCCGTGTGGCCGCATGGCGGGCTGACGGTGCTACGCTTCCCGAACAATCACCTGATGTACGCCATCACCTGGTTCGGCCTCGCGGCGCTGTCGCT